One Porphyromonas pogonae genomic region harbors:
- a CDS encoding ABC-F family ATP-binding cassette domain-containing protein: MLQIDNLTKSFGDRILFQNISFSIDKGQKVGLIAPNGTGKTTLINLLAGIDTPDSGNIIFQNGVRWSYLPQLPHLPETGTILEACFSKFDPVAMLTLEWEKALAENDDEKMQKLLPEMEALDAWSYEQRAKEILGQLGLNDWDKPVTNLSGGETKRIALAAALISNPDLLFLDEPTNHLDLKTIEWLEGYLSRSLISLLLVTHDRYFLDRVCNQILEIDSMEVYKYKGNYNYYLEKRQERLDAEQKEIEKSTNIYRRELDWMRRQPQARAGKAKARIDAFYDLEKKTKSQRNDDEVNLGSAQAGHIGKKIFEAEHISKSFGDKIILKDFNYIFSRFDKVGVVGENGVGKTSFLRLLLGEIQPDKGAFEIGSTIRFGYYSQKDPSFDPNKRVIDVVKDIAENIEFAQESGIVKVTASQILTQFLFSPEKQYTPVGKLSGGELRRLYLCTVLIGSPNFLILDEPTNDLDILTLNILEQYLIDFTGCVLIVSHDRFFMDKVVNHLLCFEGEGVVRDFPGNYSQYRSFQELKEQEIKAEEQKVNEPAKVKTEKPQGNNRQRKLSFKEKQELDDLLKKIPQLEAERSDLEVRMSSGALDNNDLLAAGNRIAAIIEELDTLTLRWLELEELQ; this comes from the coding sequence ATGCTTCAAATAGACAATCTCACCAAGAGTTTTGGTGACCGCATATTATTCCAAAACATCTCATTTAGTATAGACAAAGGTCAGAAAGTAGGACTCATCGCTCCAAACGGAACGGGAAAAACTACCCTGATCAACCTGCTTGCCGGGATAGATACGCCGGATAGTGGTAATATCATATTTCAAAATGGAGTTCGATGGAGCTATCTCCCCCAATTGCCACATTTACCGGAGACAGGTACCATTCTCGAGGCCTGCTTCAGTAAATTTGACCCCGTAGCTATGCTTACCCTGGAATGGGAGAAAGCTCTTGCGGAAAACGATGATGAAAAGATGCAAAAACTCCTGCCGGAAATGGAAGCTCTCGATGCATGGAGCTATGAGCAGAGAGCCAAAGAAATACTGGGTCAATTGGGGCTCAATGACTGGGACAAGCCTGTAACCAATCTTTCGGGGGGAGAAACAAAACGCATTGCTTTGGCAGCAGCTCTGATCAGTAATCCCGATTTGCTCTTTCTCGACGAGCCTACAAACCATCTTGACCTCAAAACCATCGAATGGCTTGAGGGCTATCTGTCACGTTCGCTCATCAGTCTCCTACTCGTCACCCATGACAGATATTTCTTGGATAGAGTTTGCAACCAAATTCTGGAGATCGACAGTATGGAAGTTTATAAGTATAAGGGCAACTACAACTACTATCTCGAAAAAAGGCAAGAAAGACTGGATGCTGAGCAAAAAGAAATAGAGAAATCAACTAATATCTATCGGCGTGAACTCGACTGGATGCGTCGACAACCTCAAGCCCGTGCAGGCAAAGCCAAAGCACGGATAGATGCTTTTTATGACCTCGAAAAGAAAACCAAAAGCCAGAGAAATGATGATGAAGTCAACCTCGGTTCGGCTCAAGCGGGGCATATAGGTAAAAAAATATTCGAAGCGGAGCATATCAGTAAGAGCTTTGGAGACAAAATCATCCTCAAGGACTTCAACTATATCTTCAGCAGATTTGACAAAGTAGGAGTAGTGGGCGAAAACGGTGTGGGCAAGACCTCCTTCCTTCGCCTTCTTTTAGGTGAGATACAACCGGACAAGGGTGCTTTTGAGATTGGCTCTACCATTCGTTTCGGATACTATAGCCAGAAAGATCCGTCTTTTGACCCCAACAAAAGAGTGATAGATGTAGTAAAAGACATAGCAGAAAACATAGAGTTCGCACAGGAAAGCGGTATCGTAAAAGTAACAGCATCGCAGATCTTGACACAATTTCTCTTTTCTCCGGAAAAGCAATACACTCCCGTAGGCAAGCTGAGCGGAGGCGAGCTACGACGCCTTTATCTCTGTACCGTGCTGATTGGGAGTCCCAATTTTCTTATCTTGGACGAGCCTACAAATGACTTGGACATCCTCACACTGAACATTCTGGAACAATATCTTATTGATTTTACGGGCTGTGTACTCATCGTATCGCACGATAGATTTTTTATGGATAAGGTGGTCAATCACCTACTTTGTTTCGAAGGCGAAGGCGTGGTACGTGATTTCCCAGGCAATTACTCCCAATATAGATCGTTCCAAGAACTGAAGGAGCAAGAGATTAAGGCGGAAGAACAAAAAGTAAATGAGCCGGCAAAAGTAAAAACAGAGAAACCCCAAGGCAATAACAGACAGCGCAAGCTTAGCTTCAAGGAGAAACAAGAATTGGATGACCTACTCAAAAAAATACCACAGTTAGAGGCTGAGAGGTCCGATCTGGAAGTCCGCATGAGTAGTGGTGCTCTTGACAATAATGATCTGCTTGCAGCCGGCAATCGTATTGCTGCAATCATAGAGGAGCTGGATACACTCACCTTACGGTGGTTGGAACTGGAAGAGCTACAATAA
- a CDS encoding MltF family protein produces MKKEHGNTTTFQDILLIGSLALLCALITLLSKPAKSSIDYTQNVAPKEEGTPLPDTLNIITLSGSTTYFTIQEEEMGYEYELAKLFAESHQLPFKVTIAPNIEDLLKAVANGDADICITPQPITQSGKTRFLFAGPESQSGLVLVQASNRKDKKISNVTELLGKKITVPAGSRYAERIKHLSEQLGGEINIAEAPGDTINTEELMNEVSLGNIDYTLADEETAKLIKTYYNNLDISIEVGFKQRLRWVVNKGSDKLAELLDKWAENLSLDKDYKMIYKKYFELNKSNGNISGSKATIDHKREKIILLSNGAISPFDNLFKSESKRLGWPWQILASIAYHESRFTSDIIGWSGARGLMGIMPNTGRRFGVTKDQLLDPRISIKISVDCLLAFGKSFREIDDSIQRIKLTLASYNAGLAHIQDAQRLAKKYGHNPTVWDNNVEICLKLKSDPKYYNDPVCKYGYLRGKETIGYVTNVVGRADNYMAKTR; encoded by the coding sequence ATGAAGAAAGAACATGGCAACACCACCACTTTCCAAGACATTCTGCTTATCGGCAGTTTGGCTTTGCTTTGCGCGCTTATAACTCTTCTATCCAAACCGGCAAAATCCAGCATAGATTATACTCAAAATGTAGCCCCGAAAGAAGAAGGCACTCCCTTGCCGGATACCTTGAATATTATTACTTTGTCCGGATCCACTACTTACTTTACCATACAGGAAGAAGAGATGGGTTACGAATATGAGTTAGCAAAGCTTTTTGCCGAGTCACATCAGCTACCTTTCAAAGTTACGATTGCGCCCAATATCGAAGATCTTCTGAAAGCCGTGGCCAATGGAGATGCAGATATCTGCATTACTCCCCAGCCCATAACTCAAAGTGGCAAAACAAGATTTCTCTTTGCCGGTCCGGAGTCACAGTCGGGATTGGTATTGGTTCAAGCGAGTAACAGGAAAGACAAAAAAATATCCAATGTGACAGAGCTTTTGGGAAAGAAAATCACCGTACCAGCAGGTTCGCGATATGCCGAGAGGATAAAACATCTATCCGAGCAGCTTGGCGGAGAGATCAATATTGCTGAAGCTCCAGGGGATACAATAAATACGGAAGAATTGATGAACGAAGTGTCTTTGGGCAATATTGATTATACTCTTGCAGACGAAGAGACAGCAAAGCTCATTAAGACCTATTACAACAATTTGGATATTAGTATTGAGGTTGGTTTCAAGCAACGTTTACGTTGGGTGGTCAATAAAGGGAGTGACAAACTTGCCGAGTTACTGGACAAATGGGCTGAAAATCTATCTTTGGATAAGGATTACAAAATGATCTACAAAAAGTATTTCGAACTCAATAAGTCCAACGGTAATATATCCGGCAGTAAGGCTACGATAGATCATAAGAGGGAAAAAATCATACTCCTTTCCAATGGTGCCATTTCACCGTTTGACAATCTATTCAAAAGCGAGTCCAAACGTCTCGGATGGCCATGGCAAATACTTGCCTCTATAGCTTACCATGAGTCAAGGTTTACCTCAGATATTATAGGATGGTCGGGTGCAAGAGGGCTCATGGGTATTATGCCCAATACAGGACGTAGGTTTGGCGTAACCAAAGATCAACTCCTCGATCCTCGTATTTCCATCAAAATCTCTGTAGACTGTCTTTTGGCATTCGGGAAAAGCTTCAGAGAGATCGATGATTCCATACAACGTATCAAACTTACCTTAGCCTCATACAATGCAGGGCTTGCCCATATTCAAGATGCCCAGCGTCTTGCCAAGAAATACGGGCACAACCCTACTGTTTGGGACAATAATGTAGAAATATGTCTCAAGCTCAAAAGCGATCCCAAATATTATAATGACCCCGTGTGCAAATACGGCTACCTCCGAGGAAAAGAAACGATTGGCTACGTTACCAACGTAGTGGGACGTGCCGATAATTATATGGCCAAAACACGATAA
- the rlmD gene encoding 23S rRNA (uracil(1939)-C(5))-methyltransferase RlmD — protein MARSKKPLPKLEGIEITDLAAEGKALARIDGQVLFVPYAAPGDICNIQVTKKKKNFLEGRVIDILKPSDKRVEPICPHFGTCGGCKWQHLPYTLQLEAKNQVAHDALDRIGKIDVQEYLPILGSKETERYRNKLEFTFSNKRWLTTHEISVMEENAPVQARYGLGFHIPGMFDKVLDIKHCYLGSDISDEIRLFIREYSIAQPEKYPFFDLKDQEGLMRTLMIRTTSTEQIMVVVVLYRKDDDAISELLNAVKEQFPQITSLLYVINEKCNDTIGDQDIFCYSGKPFIEEEMEGLKFRIGPKSFYQTNSTQAYELYKVARDFAGLTGNDLVYDLYTGTGTIANFVARDARKVVGIEYVPEAIEDAKINSAINGIDNTLFYAGDMKDLLTDDFIDEHGRPDVIITDPPRAGMHEDVVKTILRAAPRRIVYVSCNPATQARDLALLTEDNKYYVRYSQAVDMFPHTHHIENVTLLEEA, from the coding sequence TTGGCACGCAGTAAGAAACCCCTACCTAAACTGGAGGGAATAGAGATTACAGATTTGGCTGCCGAAGGAAAGGCACTTGCCCGTATCGACGGACAAGTGCTCTTTGTTCCTTACGCCGCACCCGGAGATATCTGTAATATTCAGGTCACAAAGAAGAAGAAAAACTTTCTGGAAGGCAGGGTCATTGATATCCTGAAACCATCGGACAAAAGAGTTGAACCTATTTGTCCGCATTTCGGCACCTGTGGTGGATGTAAGTGGCAGCACCTACCCTACACCCTACAACTCGAAGCAAAAAATCAAGTTGCTCACGATGCGTTGGACAGAATCGGCAAGATTGACGTGCAGGAATATCTACCAATTCTGGGCTCAAAAGAGACAGAGCGCTACAGAAATAAACTGGAATTTACTTTTAGCAATAAACGCTGGCTCACAACGCATGAGATCAGCGTTATGGAAGAGAATGCGCCTGTGCAAGCTCGTTACGGACTTGGGTTTCATATTCCCGGTATGTTCGACAAAGTTCTGGATATCAAACATTGCTATTTGGGGAGTGACATCAGTGATGAGATAAGGCTTTTCATCAGAGAATACTCTATCGCCCAACCTGAAAAATACCCGTTTTTCGACCTGAAAGATCAAGAAGGTCTTATGCGCACACTTATGATCCGCACTACCTCTACCGAACAAATCATGGTAGTTGTGGTTTTATATCGTAAAGACGATGATGCTATCTCCGAATTACTTAATGCTGTTAAAGAGCAATTTCCACAGATTACATCATTATTGTATGTTATCAATGAGAAGTGTAATGACACCATTGGAGATCAAGATATTTTCTGTTACAGCGGAAAGCCTTTTATAGAAGAAGAGATGGAAGGGCTCAAATTTCGCATAGGCCCTAAGTCATTCTATCAGACGAATAGTACGCAGGCTTATGAGTTATACAAAGTAGCCAGAGATTTTGCTGGTCTTACCGGTAACGATCTTGTGTATGATCTCTATACCGGTACAGGTACTATAGCCAATTTTGTAGCTCGTGATGCCCGTAAAGTAGTAGGGATCGAATATGTACCCGAAGCTATCGAAGATGCTAAGATAAATAGTGCTATCAATGGCATAGATAATACGCTGTTTTATGCCGGAGATATGAAAGATCTACTTACGGATGATTTTATCGATGAGCATGGCAGACCGGATGTCATTATCACAGATCCTCCCCGTGCCGGCATGCATGAGGATGTGGTGAAAACAATACTCCGAGCAGCACCGCGTAGAATAGTATATGTAAGTTGCAACCCTGCTACGCAAGCCAGAGATCTGGCTCTGCTCACAGAAGACAACAAATATTATGTCAGATATTCACAGGCGGTGGATATGTTCCCACATACCCACCATATTGAGAATGTAACGCTCCTCGAAGAAGCCTAA
- the glmM gene encoding phosphoglucosamine mutase — protein sequence MTLIKSISGIRGTIGGAVQDGLNPISTAQFTAAYAQFIKKSSGKTCPTIVVGRDARPSGPMIKQIVIGTLTGMGCNVIDIDMATTPTTEMAVTGKKADGGIILTASHNPEQWNALKLLNSKGEFLNDAEGKEILRLAESDELEFAEVQNLGSILESGSYLQEHIEAVLQAKGVDAKAIEAADFSVAFDSVNSVGGIALPELLKALGVKKIYPLNEEPHGHFAHNPEPLPKHLVDICNLVKGKKADVAFVVDPDVDRLAIIDEKGECFGEEYTLVAIADYLLPINGGGNTVSNLSSTRALRDVTEKHGGTYTAAAVGEVNVVTKMKETHAFIGGEGNGGVIFPELHYGRDALVGIGLFLSLLAKEKKTVSELKAQYPAYFMSKQRLDLPAHVNSLEVLEKFATEMKHEGKGTISLIDGVKIDFLTEWVHIRRSNTEPIIRIYTEAPTQQQADALADKFLDTLRGYIAQ from the coding sequence ATGACACTTATAAAATCTATCTCAGGCATTAGAGGTACTATCGGAGGAGCTGTTCAGGATGGCCTGAATCCTATCAGTACAGCACAGTTCACAGCAGCTTACGCACAGTTTATCAAAAAAAGCTCAGGAAAAACTTGCCCCACTATTGTTGTGGGACGAGATGCCAGACCATCAGGACCTATGATCAAGCAGATCGTTATAGGCACCCTTACAGGTATGGGCTGTAATGTTATAGATATTGATATGGCTACCACTCCTACTACAGAGATGGCTGTAACAGGCAAAAAGGCTGATGGGGGTATCATCCTTACGGCAAGCCACAATCCTGAGCAGTGGAACGCCCTTAAGCTTCTCAACAGCAAAGGTGAGTTTTTGAATGATGCAGAGGGGAAAGAAATCCTTAGGCTTGCCGAGTCTGACGAACTGGAATTTGCAGAAGTGCAAAATTTGGGCTCAATACTTGAATCAGGAAGCTATCTCCAAGAACATATCGAAGCCGTACTTCAGGCCAAAGGTGTAGATGCAAAAGCTATAGAAGCAGCTGATTTCAGTGTAGCATTCGACAGCGTAAATTCGGTAGGCGGTATAGCTCTTCCGGAGTTACTCAAAGCATTAGGTGTAAAAAAAATATATCCTCTCAACGAAGAGCCCCACGGTCACTTTGCACACAATCCTGAACCACTACCCAAGCATTTGGTAGATATTTGCAATCTGGTCAAGGGTAAAAAGGCTGATGTAGCTTTCGTTGTCGATCCTGATGTAGACCGATTGGCAATTATTGATGAAAAAGGCGAATGTTTTGGTGAGGAATATACTTTGGTAGCCATTGCTGACTATCTTTTGCCCATCAATGGGGGGGGTAATACGGTTTCTAATCTGAGTTCTACAAGAGCTTTACGTGATGTCACGGAAAAGCATGGCGGCACTTACACCGCAGCAGCAGTGGGCGAAGTAAATGTAGTCACAAAGATGAAAGAGACACATGCTTTTATCGGAGGCGAAGGTAATGGCGGAGTTATTTTCCCCGAACTTCATTATGGACGTGATGCTCTCGTGGGTATCGGGCTTTTCCTTTCCTTATTGGCAAAAGAAAAGAAAACTGTGAGCGAATTGAAAGCTCAATATCCTGCATATTTCATGTCGAAACAAAGACTAGACCTACCTGCACATGTAAACTCGCTGGAGGTTTTGGAAAAGTTTGCAACAGAGATGAAACATGAGGGCAAAGGTACAATCAGTCTCATTGATGGCGTCAAAATCGACTTCCTCACAGAATGGGTACATATCAGGAGGAGTAATACCGAGCCTATTATACGCATTTACACGGAAGCTCCTACGCAGCAACAAGCCGATGCTTTGGCTGACAAATTCTTAGATACACTTAGAGGTTATATCGCTCAATAA
- a CDS encoding DUF4827 family protein — MNRSKIIAVISVVISVILLASCDKNHQKSITEMKKDQEKYIKEFRASHGISVKELSKEELPSTIDEKVFYKFPNGLYMRVLDRGTEKPEKDKTHVFVKLKGFTFETDTLDRFNNLNDPSYQPIEFIYTYYYDRGDFHYRQVKLDAPRANLDAILCEGIAFPMSLLGNGARVQLIIPFQIGPNATYNKGYPYFIEEAEYNFHK, encoded by the coding sequence ATGAATCGAAGCAAAATTATTGCGGTAATATCGGTTGTAATAAGTGTGATCCTTTTGGCATCTTGCGACAAAAATCACCAAAAATCCATTACCGAAATGAAAAAAGACCAAGAGAAGTACATCAAAGAATTCAGAGCTTCCCATGGTATTTCAGTCAAGGAACTCAGCAAAGAAGAGCTACCGTCTACCATCGACGAGAAAGTTTTCTATAAATTCCCCAACGGGCTTTACATGCGAGTGCTTGACAGAGGCACGGAAAAACCCGAAAAGGACAAAACACACGTATTTGTCAAGCTCAAAGGATTTACTTTTGAAACAGACACTTTGGATAGATTCAATAATCTGAATGATCCGTCGTATCAACCCATCGAGTTTATATACACCTATTATTATGACAGAGGTGATTTCCATTACAGACAAGTAAAACTTGATGCTCCTCGTGCCAATCTGGACGCCATACTATGTGAAGGAATCGCATTTCCTATGAGTCTTTTGGGCAATGGTGCCAGGGTGCAACTCATCATTCCTTTCCAGATAGGGCCCAATGCGACCTATAATAAAGGTTATCCCTACTTTATCGAAGAAGCAGAATACAACTTTCACAAATGA
- a CDS encoding DHH family phosphoesterase yields MDKIYFKPEDLNHFRDLVHNAKSITLLTHTSPDGDTLGCCLGLYGVLGKMALKQEINIISPDELPAYLMWMKDCDKVIVHTQNPERSLAVIQKSDLIICIDFNGIRRVRYEDLTEAININKHPRVMIDHHPEPENQFSIQFSYPELSSTCELLYHILDAMNWQKFVTVDAANAILCGIITDTGCFNYSSESYHTFNVVAELIAGGAQKSFVIDKLYHHNPELRLRLQGYILYRKLDILKEYQTAIITLKQEELKEFGATKDDTEGFVNMPLEIDDINCSCFVREDPDQIKISLRSTGDFPVNEIAKRAFGGGGHKNAAGAEYNGTLEEAKNILIEKLVEIREEYNQSK; encoded by the coding sequence ATGGATAAAATATACTTTAAACCGGAAGATTTAAATCATTTCAGAGACTTAGTACACAATGCCAAGTCAATAACTCTACTAACACATACCTCGCCCGACGGTGACACATTGGGGTGTTGCTTGGGATTGTATGGAGTACTTGGAAAGATGGCTCTCAAACAAGAGATAAATATTATATCTCCTGATGAACTACCCGCCTATCTCATGTGGATGAAGGATTGTGATAAGGTAATAGTACACACACAGAATCCTGAACGAAGCTTAGCGGTGATACAAAAATCGGATCTGATAATCTGCATTGATTTCAATGGAATACGCCGAGTAAGATATGAAGATCTCACAGAGGCAATCAATATAAATAAACATCCGCGGGTAATGATAGACCATCATCCTGAGCCGGAAAACCAATTTAGTATTCAATTTAGTTATCCCGAGCTATCCTCTACCTGCGAACTTTTATACCACATACTAGACGCTATGAATTGGCAAAAGTTTGTGACCGTAGATGCTGCTAATGCGATATTATGCGGAATAATCACAGATACAGGCTGTTTCAATTACAGCTCCGAGTCTTACCATACTTTCAATGTCGTAGCGGAATTAATAGCAGGAGGTGCACAAAAAAGCTTTGTGATTGATAAGTTGTATCATCACAATCCTGAGTTACGACTAAGACTTCAAGGCTACATACTGTATAGGAAACTGGATATACTCAAAGAGTATCAAACTGCCATCATCACCCTGAAGCAGGAAGAGCTGAAAGAGTTTGGAGCAACTAAAGACGATACAGAAGGCTTTGTAAATATGCCTCTCGAAATCGATGATATAAACTGCTCTTGTTTTGTACGTGAGGATCCTGATCAAATCAAGATTTCTTTACGATCTACAGGAGACTTTCCGGTGAATGAGATAGCCAAAAGAGCTTTTGGAGGAGGGGGCCATAAGAATGCTGCCGGGGCAGAATATAACGGCACTTTAGAAGAAGCGAAAAATATTCTCATAGAAAAATTAGTTGAAATAAGAGAAGAGTATAATCAATCTAAATAG
- the ribD gene encoding bifunctional diaminohydroxyphosphoribosylaminopyrimidine deaminase/5-amino-6-(5-phosphoribosylamino)uracil reductase RibD, whose protein sequence is MNLDEIYMRRCIELARLAEGNTSPNPMVGSVIVHNNCIIGEGYHHKAGEPHAEVMAIRSVKDESLLPESTLYVNLEPCSHYGKTPPCSELIINKKIKRVVIAMTDPFPQVSGKGIKMLREAGVEVVCGILEHEAAILNKTFLTYQIKKRPFITLKWAESLDGFIDRLRDNRDIPAFRFSSGARQREVHRLRYINDAILVGQRTAYLDNPELTDRYWNQNKQPLRIVIDRENELDRDLKLFDDSTKTWIVTEEKNLIKNEKFDRTYFKPIIFSPNIAEEVTDLLYREGIQSILVEGGAYILQQFLDKQMYDELIIEKSPILLGKGVTAPKIKNT, encoded by the coding sequence ATGAATCTTGACGAAATATATATGAGAAGATGTATTGAGTTGGCGCGATTGGCCGAAGGCAATACTTCTCCCAACCCTATGGTTGGATCTGTAATTGTACACAACAACTGTATAATAGGTGAAGGATATCATCACAAAGCCGGAGAACCTCATGCCGAAGTCATGGCTATAAGGTCGGTAAAAGACGAATCCCTTTTGCCCGAATCCACTCTTTACGTCAATCTAGAGCCTTGCTCTCATTACGGCAAAACACCTCCATGCTCAGAACTTATCATCAATAAGAAAATAAAGAGGGTTGTGATAGCTATGACAGACCCTTTTCCCCAAGTATCAGGCAAAGGAATCAAAATGCTCAGAGAAGCCGGCGTGGAGGTTGTATGCGGAATATTAGAGCATGAAGCAGCTATTCTGAATAAGACTTTCCTGACTTATCAAATAAAAAAGCGTCCGTTTATCACACTCAAGTGGGCAGAAAGCCTGGACGGATTTATCGATAGATTGAGGGACAACAGAGATATTCCTGCTTTCCGCTTTAGTTCAGGTGCTCGACAGAGGGAGGTACACAGACTACGATATATCAATGACGCTATACTTGTGGGACAGAGAACAGCTTATCTCGACAATCCTGAATTGACCGATAGATATTGGAATCAGAATAAACAACCGCTGAGAATAGTAATAGATCGGGAAAACGAGCTCGACAGAGACCTCAAACTCTTTGATGACAGTACCAAAACATGGATAGTGACAGAAGAAAAGAATTTGATTAAAAACGAAAAGTTTGATCGTACATATTTCAAACCCATTATATTCTCGCCTAATATTGCAGAAGAGGTTACAGACCTTTTGTATAGGGAAGGCATACAATCTATTCTAGTCGAAGGCGGAGCTTATATACTCCAACAATTTCTAGATAAACAGATGTATGATGAACTTATTATTGAGAAAAGCCCTATTTTGTTAGGTAAAGGCGTCACAGCCCCTAAGATCAAAAACACATAA
- a CDS encoding HemK/PrmC family methyltransferase yields the protein MKTINQLHSEYFPSLAQLYPEQEARAMERAVLQEVLHLTPTQLLLLDKDTILAVAEENLFRNYMQRLLDGEPLQYITGKIFFMGMELDVAPGVLIPRPETEEMVYLISQTDYKSNLRILDIGTGSGCIACALAKELTSPEKVYGLEISPEAISVARHNFDKVASDFAVTAPEVLEGSLFDFPQKFSAMLPFNLIVSNPPYIMPSESNIMESHVLEHEPHIALFAPQDDPLVFYKGIAGLIPAGFLAPAGEVWVEINALLAEDTLQAMKDIIGESHTFSLIKDLSRKDRFIHIKSELS from the coding sequence ATGAAAACAATCAACCAACTTCATTCGGAATATTTTCCTTCTTTAGCTCAACTATATCCTGAGCAGGAGGCTAGAGCTATGGAGAGGGCAGTGCTTCAGGAAGTACTGCACCTTACACCTACACAGCTACTGCTTCTTGACAAAGATACTATTTTAGCTGTAGCAGAGGAGAATTTGTTTAGAAATTATATGCAAAGGCTTCTTGACGGAGAGCCGTTACAATATATTACCGGTAAGATATTCTTTATGGGTATGGAGTTGGACGTTGCACCGGGAGTCCTTATACCCCGTCCCGAAACGGAAGAGATGGTTTACCTGATCAGTCAAACAGATTATAAGTCCAATTTGCGTATTTTGGATATTGGCACAGGAAGCGGATGCATTGCTTGTGCTTTGGCAAAAGAATTAACATCTCCTGAAAAGGTCTATGGACTTGAGATATCTCCTGAAGCGATCTCGGTAGCTCGACACAATTTCGATAAGGTCGCATCTGATTTTGCTGTAACGGCACCAGAAGTTCTGGAAGGTAGTTTGTTCGATTTTCCTCAAAAATTCTCTGCTATGCTTCCCTTTAATCTTATTGTGAGCAATCCTCCTTATATTATGCCTTCAGAGAGTAATATCATGGAGAGTCATGTCTTGGAGCATGAACCTCATATCGCTTTATTTGCTCCGCAAGATGATCCTCTTGTTTTTTACAAAGGCATTGCTGGTTTGATCCCGGCGGGATTTCTTGCTCCGGCAGGCGAGGTGTGGGTAGAGATTAACGCTCTTCTTGCTGAAGATACTTTACAAGCAATGAAAGATATCATCGGAGAGAGCCATACTTTTAGTCTTATTAAGGATTTATCCCGTAAGGATCGCTTTATCCACATCAAATCGGAGTTGTCATGA
- a CDS encoding regulatory protein RecX: MIDESRALYLTASYCSQGERCLSEVKAKLDKLGVDEEVKGRIIDRLMDEKFVDEERYACAFTRDKHLFNGWGKIRIKSELRRKGISDDKISYAWGVLSEENDINSKLPDLLSKKNLSIKDDDPYKRYRKLMQFAIYRGYQYEEIKREIEKLLHTDFEE, translated from the coding sequence ATGATAGATGAAAGTAGAGCCTTATACCTGACAGCCTCCTATTGTTCGCAAGGTGAACGTTGCTTATCTGAGGTTAAAGCCAAGCTGGACAAACTAGGTGTTGACGAAGAGGTAAAAGGTAGGATCATTGATCGGTTGATGGATGAAAAATTTGTTGACGAAGAGCGTTATGCCTGCGCTTTCACCCGGGATAAGCATTTGTTCAACGGCTGGGGGAAAATACGCATTAAAAGCGAGCTCCGACGCAAAGGAATCAGTGATGACAAGATTTCTTACGCTTGGGGTGTTTTATCAGAGGAAAATGATATAAATAGCAAGCTTCCAGATCTTTTGTCTAAGAAAAATCTTTCGATCAAGGATGATGACCCATACAAAAGGTATCGTAAGCTCATGCAGTTTGCAATTTACAGAGGTTATCAATACGAAGAGATCAAAAGGGAAATAGAAAAACTCCTTCATACTGATTTTGAAGAATGA